Proteins encoded by one window of Streptococcus sanguinis:
- a CDS encoding ABC transporter ATP-binding protein, with protein MSTISAASIQVAYDQKVIIDGLDCQLAEGKITTIIGSNGCGKSTLLKAFTRILPTKAGSITLDGQSIALLPTKEVAQKIALLPQTMEATDGITVYDLVSYGRFPHQTGLGRLSTEDREKICWAMEATQVSEFSDWQVDDLSGGQRQRVWIAMALAQDTETIFLDEPTTYLDMNHQLEILELLNDLNRLSGKTIIMVLHDINLAARFSHQLIAMKNGCIQYQGSVEQVMTSDILRDIFQIEAQIIRDPIQDKPLCLSYQLVK; from the coding sequence ATGTCCACTATCTCTGCAGCAAGTATCCAGGTCGCCTACGATCAAAAGGTTATTATTGACGGACTGGACTGCCAACTCGCCGAGGGAAAGATTACAACTATTATCGGTAGCAATGGCTGCGGTAAATCCACGCTTCTCAAGGCTTTTACCCGTATTTTGCCGACAAAAGCTGGCAGCATAACTCTGGATGGACAGTCCATCGCCCTACTGCCGACCAAGGAGGTGGCGCAAAAGATTGCCTTGCTGCCCCAAACCATGGAGGCGACCGATGGCATCACCGTCTATGATCTGGTCTCTTATGGCCGCTTTCCGCATCAAACTGGCTTGGGGCGGCTCAGTACAGAAGACCGGGAAAAAATCTGCTGGGCTATGGAAGCAACTCAGGTCAGCGAATTTTCGGACTGGCAGGTGGATGATTTGTCTGGAGGTCAGCGTCAGCGCGTCTGGATTGCTATGGCTCTAGCTCAAGATACAGAGACTATTTTTCTGGACGAGCCAACCACCTATCTGGATATGAATCATCAGCTGGAAATCTTGGAGTTGCTGAATGACCTCAACCGACTCAGCGGAAAAACCATTATCATGGTTCTGCATGACATCAACCTAGCTGCCCGCTTTTCCCATCAGCTGATTGCCATGAAAAATGGGTGTATTCAGTACCAAGGAAGTGTTGAGCAGGTCATGACCTCGGATATTCTGAGAGACATTTTTCAGATTGAAGCCCAGATTATTCGGGATCCTATTCAGGATAAGCCGCTCTGCCTCAGCTATCAGCTCGTTAAATAA
- a CDS encoding UDP-N-acetylmuramoyl-L-alanyl-D-glutamate--L-lysine ligase, translating to MIKIETVLDILKEDHNFRDIVKDGEYFFSYSGLTFDSISYDSREADASTLFFVKGEAFKKEFLEKAVTAGLRFYISETDFQVGIPVLLVNDVKQAMSLLVMEFYGHPEKKLKLLAFTGTKGKTTTAYFAYQILSQSHRPALLSTMNTTLDGETFFKSTLTTPESLDLIKMMAQALANGRTHLIMEVSSQAYLKKRVYGLTFDVGVFLNISPDHIGPIEHPTFEDYFYNKRLLMDNSRAVIVNSGMDYFQIVKEQVASLEHDFYGAGSNNTIKDSQAFSFEAAGKLAGHYDIQLIGRFNQENAVAAGLACLRLGASLEDIKKGIAATRVPGRMEVLTQKNGAKIFVDYAHNGVSLSNLLSVVEEHQKGKIILLLGATGNKGESRRKDFGRLLNQHPELTVILTADDPNYEDPLAIAEEIASYISYPVEKIADREEAIKKALSLTDREGDAVILAGKGADAYQIVEGEKVAYPGDYALAEKYL from the coding sequence ATGATTAAAATTGAAACCGTATTAGATATTTTAAAAGAAGACCATAATTTTCGTGATATTGTCAAAGACGGAGAATACTTCTTCTCTTATAGCGGCTTGACTTTCGATAGTATCAGTTATGACAGCAGGGAAGCAGATGCCTCTACCCTCTTTTTTGTCAAGGGTGAGGCTTTTAAGAAAGAATTTCTAGAAAAAGCCGTCACAGCTGGCCTGCGCTTTTATATCAGCGAGACAGACTTTCAAGTGGGCATTCCGGTCCTCTTAGTCAACGATGTCAAGCAGGCCATGAGTCTCTTAGTCATGGAATTTTACGGCCATCCTGAGAAAAAGCTCAAACTGCTGGCCTTTACTGGCACCAAGGGCAAGACAACTACAGCTTATTTTGCCTATCAAATCCTTTCTCAAAGCCATCGTCCTGCCCTGCTCTCGACTATGAACACTACTTTGGATGGCGAGACCTTCTTCAAGTCAACTCTGACTACACCAGAGAGTCTGGATCTTATCAAAATGATGGCCCAAGCCCTTGCTAATGGTCGGACTCATCTCATCATGGAAGTTTCCAGTCAGGCTTATCTCAAGAAGCGGGTCTACGGCCTGACCTTTGATGTGGGTGTCTTTCTCAATATCAGCCCCGACCATATCGGCCCCATTGAACATCCAACCTTTGAAGACTACTTCTATAATAAGCGGCTCTTGATGGATAATAGCCGAGCAGTTATCGTGAATAGCGGCATGGATTATTTCCAAATCGTGAAAGAGCAAGTCGCCTCTTTGGAACACGATTTCTATGGAGCAGGCTCTAACAATACTATCAAGGATTCTCAGGCTTTCAGCTTTGAAGCTGCTGGGAAATTAGCTGGCCACTACGACATCCAGCTCATCGGCCGCTTCAATCAGGAAAATGCAGTAGCTGCTGGTCTTGCCTGTCTGCGTCTGGGTGCTAGCCTCGAAGACATCAAAAAAGGAATTGCCGCAACCCGAGTCCCAGGCCGTATGGAAGTTCTGACTCAGAAAAATGGTGCCAAAATCTTCGTTGATTATGCTCACAATGGCGTCAGCCTGAGCAACCTGCTGTCTGTGGTAGAGGAACACCAGAAGGGTAAGATTATCCTCCTCTTGGGTGCTACCGGCAACAAGGGTGAAAGCCGGCGCAAAGACTTCGGTCGCCTACTTAATCAGCATCCTGAGCTGACCGTTATCTTAACCGCGGACGACCCCAACTATGAAGACCCTCTAGCCATTGCGGAGGAAATCGCATCTTACATCTCCTATCCAGTGGAAAAAATAGCCGACCGAGAGGAAGCCATCAAAAAAGCTCTCAGCCTGACAGACCGAGAGGGAGATGCCGTCATTCTGGCCGGTAAAGGAGCGGATGCTTACCAAATCGTAGAAGGAGAAAAAGTAGCCTATCCAGGAGACTATGCACTTGCAGAAAAGTATTTATAA
- a CDS encoding CPBP family intramembrane glutamic endopeptidase has product MKLLTNLRPSKPLKELRWFDIAVITLLMFGQFIYRSTELYLASFAPASSTGATETVTNTATEGAAFSSNFNFQLLMLVLTILYLLFRRFDFKQLPIRMSWSVLLWTPLIFVVVGFFADIVTTLSGEYNYFDPTLWSYVDLLEIFRKFAELTPMAILYGLLNGFYEEFFFLGLMTSVKDKYKWWALAYSTIIRISFHTYQGMLWALVIGVVYGLFYYFLYKYKVKNLLPFFLMHALADMFGSSLMYVLIKWR; this is encoded by the coding sequence ATGAAATTATTGACAAACCTACGCCCCTCTAAGCCTTTGAAAGAGCTGAGGTGGTTTGATATTGCAGTGATTACCCTGCTCATGTTTGGGCAGTTTATTTATCGCTCAACGGAGCTTTATTTAGCTAGCTTTGCGCCAGCTTCCAGCACAGGAGCGACTGAAACGGTGACCAATACAGCCACTGAAGGAGCGGCTTTTTCTAGTAATTTCAATTTTCAGCTGCTGATGCTGGTCTTGACCATTCTTTACCTATTGTTTCGGCGCTTTGACTTTAAGCAGCTTCCTATTCGTATGAGCTGGTCGGTTCTCCTTTGGACTCCTCTTATTTTTGTAGTGGTAGGGTTCTTTGCTGACATTGTAACGACACTGAGCGGCGAGTATAATTACTTTGATCCAACCCTCTGGTCCTATGTGGACCTGCTAGAAATTTTCCGGAAATTTGCTGAACTGACACCTATGGCCATCCTCTACGGACTTCTCAATGGCTTCTATGAGGAATTCTTCTTTCTGGGGCTTATGACCTCTGTTAAGGATAAGTATAAGTGGTGGGCTCTGGCTTACTCTACTATCATTCGGATTTCTTTCCACACCTATCAGGGCATGCTGTGGGCCTTGGTTATCGGAGTGGTGTACGGTCTCTTTTACTATTTCCTTTACAAGTACAAGGTCAAGAACCTCCTGCCTTTCTTTCTCATGCACGCCTTGGCGGATATGTTTGGCTCCAGCTTGATGTACGTTCTGATTAAATGGCGGTGA